The Saccharomyces paradoxus chromosome VIII, complete sequence genome has a window encoding:
- the WSS1 gene encoding metalloendopeptidase WSS1 (Metalloprotease involved in DNA repair, removes DNA-protein crosslink~similar to YHR134W) — translation MAGFQRIVAHKNPHIRKVAVLQCKPNKEDALNLIKEIANKVSYLMKENNFKVVSLVEFYPRDQRLLGMNVNHGFKIMLRLRCPKDEFQFLPMESIMGTMLHELTHNVFGPHDKKFYDKLDDLIGRQWVIEQRGLYDTFLGNGQRLGGRTNSCSNRYPMTGISTNTGIVRRRGKGVKLGSLHPEGVSSKDRGKSPRELAALAAERRYRDDRWCGEMKNNKDQIISDNNNDLLEVVILDDDEEEEMSQRDTSIEVIDLT, via the coding sequence ATGGCCGGCTTCCAAAGAATAGTCGCTCACAAGAACCCGCACATTCGAAAAGTTGCTGTTTTGCAATGTAAGCCCAACAAGGAAGATGCGCTGAAtttaataaaagaaattgcaAATAAAGTGTCCTACTTAATGAAGGAAAATAACTTCAAAGTGGTCAGCTTGGTGGAATTTTATCCACGCGATCAAAGACTCTTGGGGATGAACGTCAATCACGGATTTAAGATAATGCTACGGTTAAGATGCCCCAAGGACGAGTTCCAATTTTTACCCATGGAGTCCATAATGGGCACCATGTTGCACGAACTAACTCACAACGTATTTGGCCCACACGACAAGAAGTTCTACGACAAGCTAGACGATTTGATCGGAAGGCAATGGGTTATTGAACAGAGAGGCTTGTACGACACATTTTTGGGGAATGGTCAACGTCTCGGTGGAAGAACAAACTCATGTTCAAATAGGTACCCTATGACAGGAATAAGTACGAACACTGGGATAGTGAGAAGAAGGGGCAAAGGTGTGAAATTGGGGAGTCTGCATCCAGAGGGAGTATCATCTAAAGATAGAGGTAAATCCCCGAGAGAGTTAGCGGCCTTGGCAGCTGAAAGAAGGTATAGAGACGATCGCTGGTGTGGGgagatgaaaaataacaaagATCAAATAATAAGTGATAACAACAACGACTTGTTGGAAGTCGTGATacttgatgatgatgaggaggAGGAAATGTCCCAGAGAGACACTTCTATCGAAGTTATCGATCTTACGTAA